The following is a genomic window from Thunnus maccoyii chromosome 13, fThuMac1.1, whole genome shotgun sequence.
ACTGGTAGCCCTCTGGCTGGTTCCTCTGACTGTATGAAGCCAGTGTACATGGTGGCATGTGGCTGGGATTAGTAAATTTCACTGTGGATTAAAATCTTTCCAACGCCTCCATGGCCACTCACTAAAAGAAAGGAGTCTGAAGTTCCAGCAAAGATCCAGTGAGCACTCTGGGCCCATGGTCTCACTTAGCAGGTATGTTGAAACTTTTCCTTGTTGCTTTCTACAGTGAACTGATGATGTAAGGATTTACTAATcagactttgtgtgttttgttgtttaaatatgccaaatgtttttactttatttctctTAACAGCGCAGACGAGTCTGATATCTTATACAAACAGCATGGTTTTATCTTAAGCTGCTTAAAAGAAAGCAacttaaacatttttatgtctttgagattataaatttaaatatgttaCTGTCTCtagctgtctctctctgagtATACAATAGTGGCTTTGCCAATTATGTAAGAGAAATACAAAGAACTAGAGGAATCAGATGGTAAAAGTACTCTAAACTCTAATTAGGGCTTAAAAACAACACTGGGAAAAAACAGTTTGTCCAACACACGCATCTTATGTTAAAATGATCTATAGGGGtgtataaataattaaatatatgtgtgtgtttggatttgcGAGTTAATAATTACAACACTTTTGTGTGATCTATACTAAACACTTGTTAACAAAGATATGAAGTAGGTTCTTATTAAGATTATTGTTAATGTGTGTGAACCTTTATTCCAAAAACAagtgtaaatctttttttttttctcaaaacaaacaagtttCTTGGGTGTCAATCTTGAGTCTAATCAGATTCTGTTATGTAACGCTCACAGTGGAACACATGGTGTATACTGCACAGTACAAACAAGTATAACTACcctcaaataaatacacataaacatcaaaTAACAAACATTGTTTGTGCCTATATTGGACCTAGGTCTGTACTAAACAAATGTACTTCTCTTCTAATGATGAATAAGGAAAATTAGatataataattacaatacaataatatcaataataaaaatatgtttatgtgaaAACTCTGACTGACATgtacaacatatttttattttttatatcttatAAAAACACCTCGGCACTGTTggtttagcaaacattactcaaaccGAAGTAAATAGACCATTTGTTGGACACTAATCCACAAGTTTCTCCTTATTCAAATCTTGGGTGTTGTATGCGGTGCAGATTTTAATGCCCTTTGAGGTAAACTTGTCATTTGGGTGATAATGATGACATTGACTCGAATTGACCATTATGAGGTGAAGTCCTGCTTTGAAATATATGGATGAAGCTTTGTGATGATCTTGTGTTTGCTTCTTGTAGCTCCAGGATGTTCCAGCTGTTCCAGGGTCACATCCAGCCAGCTGGGCATCGAAGCCGCAAAACCCGTCTAGTCACCAAAGACGGGCGCTGCAACATCGAGTTCGGCAATATAGAGTCCAGTAACCAGTTTGCATACCTGGTGGACTTCTGGACCACCTTTGTGGAGATCCGTTGGCGCTTTGTTCTCCTGTTGTTTGTGGCTTCGTTCACCGGCAGCTGGTTCATTTTCAGCCTGCTGTGGTACTGGATCGCAAAGAGCAACGGGGATCTGACCGGACAGAACCGCACAGATGAACATGTCCAGTGTATAGACAATGTTAACGGCCTAACAACGGCGTTCCTCTACTCCTTGGAGACCCAAACCACTATCGGGTACGGTGGCAGGGCGTTGACTGGGCACTGTGCTGGCACTGTAGCTCTAATTATCATCCAGTCTCTCATTGGCACCTTCATCAACTGCTTCATGTGTGGGGTCATCTTGGCCAAGATCTCGTTACCCAAAAGAAGGGCAAAGACTGTCACCTTCAGCAACACGGCGGTCATCTGCTTAAAGAAAGGCAGTCTGTGTCTCCTCATCAGAGTGGCCAACCTTCGAAAGACTTTACTAATTGGCAGCCAGATCTATGGCAAGCTGCTTAGGACCACAACCACACCAGATGGAGACACCATCATTCTGGACCAGGTGCACATTGACTTCATAGTTGACGCTGGCAAGGataacttgttttttgtttgcccTCTGACCCTCTACCATGTGATTAACAGATCAAGCCCATTCTACGACCTGTCAGCCAACACTCTTCTGCTACAGGACTTTGAGTTGGTGGTCTTTTTGGACGGGACAGCCGAGTCCACCAGCTCCTGCTGTCAGGTCCGAACCTCCTACATCCCACAGGAGATTCAGTGGGGGTACAGTTTCCTGCCCATCATCTCCCGCACCAACACGGGAAAGTACCGTGTGGATTTCTCAAACTTTTCAAGGAGCGTCCGGGTCACCACACCCCACTGCGCACACTGCTTCGAGACAGATGTGGACGAGAGAAACCATAACAACCACAATCACAATAACCAGCAAAAGCTGGGGATCGATAACTTGGGGTTTCAGGTGATTGACATTCATGATGTAATGGACATCACTAGAATGTGAGCAAGTAGGATGAGAAGTTTTGCTCTGACTAACAATAATGAATCAGGATGTGGTAAATTAAGTGTGAAAAGCTTCGTCTTTCCAACTTCCTCTAAGCAAGGTTTCACTGTTAGTCAGACTGTTTGTGAGGAGGAGTGAATTATTGAGGAAATATTTGGCCAGACTGCCTTCTCCAGCAAGCTCTCAAGTGAACATGTGAATTATAATCGACTCGTTTGCCTTAAACAGGCAAAACATTCAAAGTTCTTAAACTGTCTGGAGGAAAATTCAGACGTGAACGGGAGTTAAGCTCTTGCCCAGCGGCTCATTACAATCAAAGCACATTTGGGACTTGTGACTTTGTCTAGGTAATGGGtggaagaaggaggaagagggaggaagagggattGAGGTTTTGATGTATAGAAAATGAAAGGGGTAAAATACTGGATGGCACAGTGGGTGCTTTTTGAGAAGATTAAGGTCTGAGCCTGTTgtaatgaaaaactgtgtgctaTAAGGGctggagtggaaaaaaaagtagGACAGGCCTTTTGAGTTTTCTCATTATTTCAACTAAAACAGTAACtgtatgctgttttttttgtatgccTTGATAATTAGGAAACTGTGACCATAGCtgttaaatgtgatgattttaacTGTGACCAGTCTACATTTTGTAGATCATACTGTGTTCACTGTAACTCAGGGAAAATAACATCCTTAGTtgaaataaacctttttttccacaataaatTGActcattgttcagttttttatATCTTTTGCTGTTCTCCACATTGAATATATTATCAAAATGTGTTAGAAGTACATCAGAATAATGATCATATCAACCATCAAGAGTGgttaaatgtattacatttactcaagtgctgttCTAAAATAAGTTTAGTGAAGCATAAACTAAAGCAGCATAAACtagaaatattcaagtaaagtacaagtacctcaaaattgaaCTCAACATTTATGGTTACTGTAGGCAGTGAACAAGCATAAAAACTTGCAAAGAGCTGACATTTCCACCAAACTTCAGCCTGAAAGTCTCATTTAGACTTTGAGTATTCTGTATAAGAAGGtatatgacaaaataaaagctgACTGCAAGTTGTTAAAACTTTTTAGATGTGTTatgttgtttaaaatgtgaatggCATACAACCAATACTGCAACTGTGTAAGATTTATAGTCAAGGAGGTGCCTTGattacaatatactgtattttgttccTGACATTGATGTAAATTGAACTAAAATACAAGCATAGAAGAAAACACTCAAAGTatgcattttgatttttaaaccAACCAACAGTGACAGAAGCTTGACAAGATGTGtttactgaaatgtgttttcgCCTTTGCACAAGTGGTGATAATATTTACAATTGTCAATATCCAATCAGTCAAATGTGAAAGTGaagaaatatgtatttaaaaaagtttcaatgaatgaaataattgtTAGAAACACAGAACAATACACTAAAAGTTCCAGAGGACAACGTAAGCTATGTCCAAACAgctaaaaaatataaatgatggaGTAATTCAGTGTCTCAGTACGTATTATATTTGATATCTGGAGCGTTTGGGTTCAAATATTATTTCCACTACTACAAGAATACAATTATCCTGTCATCCCAATTACTTTGTATAAGACTTGTACGACTTGTaccatgtaaaaaaagaaaaaaagatctcTGGTTGGAATCTGGCCAGACTTTTCTCACATGCTCCCTCCTTTTATCAAACATTCCTGTCTTGCTCCACTACTACATGAAAGCAGTATTCAAGCCAAGTCAAGACAATTTGATATATAAAGCCCattatcacaaatcacaaatttgccttaATGGGCTTTACAACCTGTACAGAATACAACATCCCCTATCCTTAAGATTCtcaaatggaagaaacctcaggaaaaGCAAAAAGGGGAAGGATCCGTcttccaggacagacagacatgcagtagatgtgtacagaatagacaaAAATAGCGATATAGAAAAACAGGAGGACAAAATTATAGATAGATTATAAACATGTATGAAGAATATGATCAGGATGACGTCAAGCAACTTCCAGGTGGCGCCAAACAGATGCACAACCAGAGAGTGACATGACCTCCTATCAGCATGGTAAactgctgtatttatatagcgcttttatccaaagcactttacaatgtttctgcaGCTCATTCACcccttcagacacacacaaacacactcacacatacacactgatggcagcaagctaccatgcaaggtgttggcacaaccatcaggagcaatttggggttcagtgtcttgcctaaggacacttcgacatgttGACAGGAGGAGTCTGGGATCAAACCACCTCCTGACCTGGAAAGAAGACAGACTACACATaaagacaagaaacaaaacTCAGGCACACCAttcacacagcagagagagagagagagagagaagaaaaccaTTCACATGGTTCAACAGACAAGGACATCGTCCacatgggagagagagaaaagaggtgAGGCTGAAACTCCTGGAGGATGAAGATCCGGATCCAAAACATCTGGAATTGCCACTAACAGCCAGGGAAGCAGAGCAGTCCACgcctgagagaaaagagaggacaaggaggagagacaagggagagagagagagagtggcaaACAGCTTGGACACTCATGTACTTATGGGTCAGAGAGATGTCATGGTTATCAGAAAGTTTACAGTAACCTCATCAGCAggacagacatgttttttttatgatcaacatttcatttggtttttgaGCAGGCACAACAGCTTTAAACAATGGGCAATGGTAGAAACAGAGAGCTTAAGGCTACATTAACATAATAGAGTACAAGCAAATAATGacctaaaaaagaaaagggggaaTTATAACGGCAGCACAGTAGCTCAGGGCCATAGCAATGTGGAGCATATTCAGTGTGCTAGAGAATACAAATAAGATGCAAATAAAAGGGCTGTTATTTGATTGTGAGAGGTTTCAAGGGCTTTTAATGTGACTGTATCTGCTCTATTTCAGACTACATCTATCAACCTAATAATACATCCTGAAGCTGCTACGATTCAGGACAGATGTGGTTTTGAAGTAATCAAATAATGAACAACTAATTGAGAGTTAAGGCAACAACGCCATAGaggtttttaaaaagctgtgaCAGCTGTCCGCGCCACCAGAGAGCATCAGAGCACTGCCATGATTTTGCATGATTAGcataaaaatattgttataaacaattaattcagaaatttaaaaaaaaaaaaaagtgtttttctccaGACTGCCCCAGTTCTGCCAGCAGCCTCTCTTTCATATGCTCATAGATGTTTGAAAAGGTTCAGCCTGTAAACTTTTGATGTTCGCACTTTTCCCCAGGTGACCTTCAGTTTCCTGATGGCAGcagacagcagcaacaaagcAACACCTGATACAGTCATCTATCGCCACATGTGGCGGTGATGGACCTTGTTGTGTCTCTGCATGTGTTCTAGCGGGGAATTTTAAGAGTATAGCTCCAACATTTCTGTCAGAGAGGCAGAGATTTCTGAAATGCCTTTCATCCCATTTGGATTTACAGAGGCAAGTTAACTGGGtttcatctgcataacaatgaaatgaGCTGTTGGAGGGATAGGCACAGTGAGTCTGAAGCAgctgggaagaaaaaaaagaccaggCAGAGATGAGAGAGCTGAGTGGAGGGTACAGCAGTGTTTTTAATCTGATAGAGCCGAGGGCTGGTTCACTGAtaacagaaacatacagtatgtgcacacacCTGCATATATCTTCTACATATTTTAcctgtatttaaacatttagatcctttacatctGCTGCCATACATGCCTTTATATACCAAATATAACTTTGAATCATTACTTCCGAGCATTAAAAGGGAAAAGACATCCTTAAATCATATCagatcatattttctttttaagttaaAGATGAACACAAGTGAAGTTTCTgtgattgtttttatgttttgttactAATTCAAATGACTGGTAATACTCCAAACACATATTAATTTACATCTTATTTTCTTTAGTGGGAAAAGGCAGCATCCATTTTCCTATTTAATTCTAATTACTAACTAACTATTGATTTAGAGAAACAGGCTTTTTTGTTTTcgcacaaaacaaaaagtatttGTTCAAATTTTGCATTGAGGGAATACATTGTTCTGTACGGAGGTGTTAAAGGGCCACatagaaaaaaatctgagattttgaaaaaaaagacgtaatattttgaaaaaaaagttgtaatatgttgagaaaaaagtcataatatgttgggaaaaaagttgtaatattttgaaaaaaaagtcgtaatattttgacataaaattcataatattttgagaaaaaaaaacaatattttgaaaaaaaaagtgggaagattgtgagaaaaaaaattgtaatgtTAGGAGAAAAAATTGTAACGTTAGGAGAAGAGAAATATGTTTTGACCTTTGATACACAACTAATAAAAAAGCCactattaatttatttcctaATGTATTTAATACCAATTCCACATATAGCTTATATTCTTTGATAGCTTTGTGattaactgttttttctttcctcccctaccttttgtgtgtgtatctgttgatCTGGGTGGCGAGCTGTTGCATACAATTGCCCTTATaggaataaataaagctttattgAAATTAACATTGCAAGAATAACGTTGTATTGTGTACTTCAGACTGTATACCGGTCATAGGAAAGTGACATCTGAGTCCAAACACAATTGTTTTTGCTGAGAAAAATAGTAAATGCACAGTATTTATCAAGAAATGCTAAATCACATGTAATCTAATCTACTCtaattataaaatacattttgctctAGAAAcatatcaatgtttttcttgtaaCACTGACTTTATTCTCACAATATCATGACTTTTTCCTGTAATATTGTCTTTATACTAAATatattacaactttattctcataACATGACTTTTCCCCTCAAAATTACAGCTTAATTCTCATAACATTATGACTTCCTTTAAATATTACATCTTACTTATAatctctgatttttttctcgTAACAGTGGCCTTTATATTCCATCATAGTTCTGAGAAATTTTGCTGTAACTAACCTTGAATATGCCGTCTTTAACCTGGCCTTTACTAAAAAAGatcaatcaaataatcaatcaattaaataCTTAAAAGTTTTTTGTaactaaacatagcacaaaaagtgaggaaatttgtgtttggtagattatttctttgttgtaacaatgcgtcttggcaataaatcttattgcattggcagagaagatttggaatatttttcatgggcgcaacccacatactcagctctgctgctcatcccacaaatgcatgttctttacaaatgtggcaccatttaaaaggtaaataaacaggccaatggtataagatttatttccaagaagcattgttaagaataatctaccaaacacaaaattccttacttt
Proteins encoded in this region:
- the kcnj1b gene encoding ATP-sensitive inward rectifier potassium channel 1b, with protein sequence MVSLSSSRMFQLFQGHIQPAGHRSRKTRLVTKDGRCNIEFGNIESSNQFAYLVDFWTTFVEIRWRFVLLLFVASFTGSWFIFSLLWYWIAKSNGDLTGQNRTDEHVQCIDNVNGLTTAFLYSLETQTTIGYGGRALTGHCAGTVALIIIQSLIGTFINCFMCGVILAKISLPKRRAKTVTFSNTAVICLKKGSLCLLIRVANLRKTLLIGSQIYGKLLRTTTTPDGDTIILDQVHIDFIVDAGKDNLFFVCPLTLYHVINRSSPFYDLSANTLLLQDFELVVFLDGTAESTSSCCQVRTSYIPQEIQWGYSFLPIISRTNTGKYRVDFSNFSRSVRVTTPHCAHCFETDVDERNHNNHNHNNQQKLGIDNLGFQVIDIHDVMDITRM